GACGAGGACGCGCTCGCCCTGTTCCGCCGGGACACTATCGGCATCGTCTTCCAGAATTTCCATCTGGTGCCGACCATGACGGCGCTGGAAAACGTCGCCATGCCGCTCGAATTCGCCGGCCGTGCGGACGCCTTCGACCTGGCGGCGGACGGCCTCGCCCAGGTCGGCCTCGACCACCGGCTGACCCACTATCCGTCCCAGCTTTCCGGCGGCGAGCAGCAGCGCGTCGCGCTCGCCCGGGCCTGCGCGGCGCGGCCGCGGCTGATCCTGGCCGACGAACCGACCGGCAATCTCGACGGCGAGACCGGCGGCGCGGTCATGGACCTGCTGTTCCGCCTGCGCGACGAGCTGGACCTGACATTGCTGCTGATCACCCACGAAACCGGGCTGGCCGGGCGCTGCAGCCGCATCGTGCGCATGGCCGACGGCCGGATCGCCGATTCCGGGATCGATCGGGGGACCGATCGGGGTGCCGATTCGGGATTGGCGCCCGCCGAAGCCGCCGAATGAGCAGCCTCGCCGGCGATCTCGGCATCGCCGCCCGGCTGGCGCGCCGGGAACTGCGCGGCGGCGTGCGCGGCTTCCGCATCTTTCTGGCCTGCCTTGCGCTGGGCGTCGCCGCGATCGCCGGTATCGGCTCGCTCGGCATGGCGGTGCGCGAGGGCCTGCGCGCCGACGCGCAGAAGATTCTCGGCGGCGACGTTGCGGTGCGGCTGATCCACCGCGAGGCGAGCCCGGCGGAACGGGCCTGGCTCCGGCGCAACGCAACGGTCTCGGAGGCCGC
This window of the Rhodospirillaceae bacterium genome carries:
- a CDS encoding ABC transporter ATP-binding protein; this translates as MIELSDIHLRLPSLAGEVHILRGIDLSLAAGEAAALVGPSGSGKSTLMMVLAGLERPSAGTVAVAGQELAAMDEDALALFRRDTIGIVFQNFHLVPTMTALENVAMPLEFAGRADAFDLAADGLAQVGLDHRLTHYPSQLSGGEQQRVALARACAARPRLILADEPTGNLDGETGGAVMDLLFRLRDELDLTLLLITHETGLAGRCSRIVRMADGRIADSGIDRGTDRGADSGLAPAEAAE